The Prunus dulcis chromosome 5, ALMONDv2, whole genome shotgun sequence genomic sequence gaaattttttatttttttcaagaatATAGAAAACCAACTCCGTTTTCATGAAGAAATACCAGCGTTCTTTTTCACGAGTCCAGAAGAGGATGAGATtgcaacaagaagaaaaacttTCTGCTAAAAGCACACTCTCTACTATAAGAAAAGTTTTGCATACTTGTAATGactaattattttaatttgtttctcCCTTTGATTCATTTAACATAAGAAATATAGTGCATTGAACGAAGCTACATTTCACATATAGAGACTTCATTTCTATACACCACAAAGTAAAAAGGAcgtatataaaacaaaatgatcCAAAAGACAGCAATGGCAACAACAATATCCAAAGCACCAGAAGTTTTTCTCATCTAAGCTAATGACTGAAACCTCAGAAGGAAGGCTAGCTAATGCTAACAAATGAACCAAACTGTAAACTATGTATTAGCTAAGTAATCAAATTGCAGTTGATGATAAGTGATGGTTTCACATACCCTTGTTCGGCATTACCACCTCTCGACGATTTGGCGCTCGAACCTGTTGAATGATGATTACTGAAATGTACATATGAATCccctataatttttttaaaaggaaaaaagcatCAGTCAAACTGCAAAAGATATTGAAAGAACATATTACCAAAATTACACACAAATATTTCTAGGTTTATAATAAACTCACGATTATTCTCTCTGTTGTGTTCGTCTCCAGAGCTTTGTTTCCGAGCATGCTGTCCAAGCCTGTACTTCTGCAAATTGACTAGCTTAGTAGTGGATGCATTTGTccatcaaaaaataaataaaataaaaaggcaaAAGATACCTGCAAATGGCTTTTCAAGTGGTACAATGTTAATCCCTTCAAGCCCATTAGCCTCAAGACAGACTTGGGAGTTGCTTCTGAAAACAGAAACCCtcttcaaaattaaattagcTGGATCAGATAATTAAGCTTTGCAAATTACATGCACTAATACCATTGAAAATTCTGCCAAAATGACAAATTGATCACCcaatatttattcatatttcaggtttaaattaaaatccCACAAAATATTACAGCATCAAGAattaaaagaaacataaacaaGTTGTtgatagaaaaacaaaaaaataaaaataaaagaatttaagaaGACATACTGTCAGGGCCACCAAGTTTAGTGACAGCATCTACAAATCTGTCATGAAGATCAGGCGTCCACCTTAGCCTTGGTTTGGGGTCTCTTGTCATCATCACCCCATTCTCGTATCCACAATTCCCTTCCCCATCACAGCCACCTCCATAATTCCTTTCCATTAACAAACAAATGCAAgcctccccaaatcccacttCCCAAATTCAAGCAGCAATcttgcttctctctctccaccaAATAAttctcaaaacccaaaaaacccCCAGAAGCCAACAAGAAGAAAGGTGAGAGTGATGGAAGTGAATTGAGTTGTAAGAAAGACAGAATCAGAAGCAGGgacagagagagggaagaggaGGGAATAAGTTACTTTTGAGAACAGAACAGAACAGAACACAGAGAACGCGTTGTTTTTAAGTggcatttatttatttatatatttatttatttgaataatgcGCATATAATTTCAGCTATGCAATAGAAGAATtgtataatttgtttttgtagaGAAAAGCTCGGCGACGAATCTGAAGAGGAAGCAGCAATGCATTAGCCGGGGGCTGGCTGGCGGGctgtatatattaataaacaaaatcagaaatatttttaaacaaaagcATTCATAATTTAGGCTTAAAGGATGTCCGTAACAATAATCAGTGTAGATACAAATAACTGAAGCAGAGTAACCACTAATCCACCAACAACAGGAAGCGCATAAAGTATacatttttttgggtgatgCATAAGGTATACATTCACTAATAGTCATACATAGCGCAAGAAATGTTCAGGAAAATCAATCATATACCTATGCGCATCAAACCAACTACAATTTTTTAACTCTCATAATAAAACGtaacaaactcaaaagaagTTGAGGTATTTATtacaactttaaaaaaaactacaacacAAAACATGTAAATAAGAGCCGATTTTCCACCACGTCATTATGATGTAGAACAGATGACGGAAGCAATCGAAGAGGAGTTGGAAAGACGTACGGGCAAAGTTAAACCCAGAAAGCTGCATGTATTTGAACTCCGAGCTCGAATTTGATCCCATAATTCGCCGTTTTGAAAAGAACACTGTCACAAATAAAACACATTTATTTTGCTATTATGTACAAGCTTCTCTCAGGCTTCCAAAATCATTTAGCAGCCCAAAAATgcattttaatgttttattagttttcaaaaattttgttattttattattttaactctttttggatttttagGATTTCTagaatatataaaccaacttTAGTCCGTAGTTAgggttatattatattattttcaaattatcaATAAACACTTCGTGATGATTTATTAGGGTTTTATCTTGAACGTAATAGCTAGGCCTAGGCCTACCAGAAAATTTTTAAGTTGCACATAGGTcgtttgataattttttttttaaaaaggcgTGGAGGCCAGCGTGGAATATTCGACGGTAAGCCATAAGCTCATCTCGTCTTGTCTCACAGTGTCAATGATGATAGACGTAAAGGTTCACATGTGCAGAGAAAGACACGTTGCGAAAGCTCCGCATGCGACGGGAGTGCAGAATATTCCCACTGCCCAAGGGGAAGGACCGTGTGGCCCATGGGGGCCATTTGTCCCGTGAAAAGCTGTCATGTCCATCCAACCCCCTCTTTCCACCTTCTGCTGCCTCTCCTATTTTAGTCCTCTGCATTCTcctaatttcattaataattaaaaattaatattattaatattattaattgttgGTTTACTTGTTAGATTTGGTTGACATAAtttatttgagtttttttttttaattttaaaaacggATCATATGGTTCTATCGTTTTTGAGAGGTCACTGCCGGTGCAAGTTTTAAAACTCCAAAGACGCCTACAAACAAACAGACAGAGACAATAAACTACGAGGGTCAGCTTTGGAGTCTTCATATTTAATGACTTATTCCAACAAAGGGAATAATGGTGAACGATGCTTCAAGAGTTTAATCGGTTATTTcggttagggtttttttatttataacttttaaattaaaaaaatgtgaagTTTATCAATAAATTGCACTAGATATAGTCATGTCATCTTTGCAAACGAAAATATCAACGAtccaaaaatgcaaaaatttcGATAAGAACTTACTCgaatagaaattgtgaaaaaaatatgaaagttTTGAATGAAACTCTAAAACATGTTTACTTAATCAAGTCCCTACCGTTtgacaaaataattttataagacTTAGTTGCATGGCGGAATTGTATACGACTAAACTTGAATATAATGCCCATTGTCAGCTATTGTTTTTTACAAAATGTTCACTAGTTACTGAAGTATAACTAAATACATATCAATTTCATATACAAACTAAAGGTTTACATTGTCAATGGAGGATCTGCTAAGGGACCTGTGTAATATAAATCTGCAATATGAATCCACTATGATTCATCAACCGCCACGCTCACACGCCACTATTATGAAAACACACTCTACAAAtccattataaaaaataaaaataaaaaaaaggcaaaaattAAACTTCAGAGACATCATAAACACTAGTATAAAACCTTGTCAAAAGTTTAAATGTTGCATAAACATGTTTGGGTCATGAGTCCGAACAAGATTGTAAATCATTTGATGCCAAAACTCTGAAAGAACTCGCCGGTGACACTAAGAAGCATTGAACTCATTACGATCCCCACCGCATAGCTACTATAAGAACATCATACTAGACAACCTCTAAAACCTTTTCTAAGAGTAGTTTCATCCAAATTCCTTCCTATGAACACAAGCTTGTTAATCCTCTTCTCATCAGGTCCCCATGTACTGCCTGGGCACCCATCCAATGTGGAGTGCACCCCCTGAAGAGATTAAACATAATGGCAGAAGGCCAAAATACAAGCTAAATTTAGATTTggcaaaaattataaaatgtttttcatcaaatcataaaatagaaacaaaCGAAAAAAATGAGAACCTGGAAAACATAACGTTGATCAGAACCATTTATAGATAAGACACCCTTCATCCTGTACAAgtcttctcctttttcttcgATCAACCTTTCAAGCCAATCGTCCACCTGGTCCATCCATTTGATCAAACAAAGGTGGAATAAATTCTAATTCCGTAAGGAAAcagttgaaaacaaaattgttgtTGCCTTTTCCTATcgttttcataaaatttcttttcttaaacAAAGCATCTTCAGTGGGTATGGCAATTGAGAAATTTCAATACCTTCTATTCCAGGAATTATGATCATTCTATGTATATGAAAAACAAATGTATTCCTAGACTCAATTCATTTAAATTGGTACTCATTTTGGTTATGAAGTATTGTGCAACTATGCTTTGATTAACTAGTGGCTTAAATATTTGATCAAGTAAAAATTCCAATTAACTTCCAAGATGAGCTTATGTTTCCAAAGTAAATTAGACAGAAGCAGAAACAGACACCAAACCgccaatataaatatatgtaaacaaaatgataaagtaaaattttgcTACCTCGTCAAGATCAAGGGTTCCCTCATAAACTATGCTGACACTTGAGACAGTAGAATCATGTACATGGTCATGATGATGATTGTGGTGTTCTGTAAAATCCCAGCCATATTAGAAATAAATGGAACAGAAGAAAATAAGCTTGGAATCACTTTAGAGAAAACCCTAAGTAGATTATTCAATTAACTAacgagaaaaacaaaagaattaggatttaaaaaaaaaggaatattcAAGGAGAAAGTTATTCAAACAGAAACTAACAAGTTTAAGTGATCCCCTCGAGTGCAACCACATGTAGTTTGATTTCGCTACACTTCTAATGATATAAAAagtttattaaagaaaaggaaattacaATATGTGGACAAGCAACAGAGATGAAACTTTAATTTGCAAGATGAGTTACAACGAAGACAAACACTAATGATAAACAAACAACCCCTAACATTTAAtgataaatttcataaaattacTGTTtcgtataaaataaaataaatttatctaAATCCAATAGAAATAGGAAGCTTCACCTGCATAAATGAGAACAGATTATGCAGTTCACCTTAGCAAATTTATTTACAACGAAGACAAACACAAAACACTCagatgaaagaaagaacaaaaaaacagagagcGAAAGAGACAGAGACCGGCACCATGTCCAGCTTCATGGTGATGGGATGGAGAACAGGAACTATCTACTTGAACTTGACTATCGATCCTGCAGATCAAGGCATTTAACGTGCTACAAAGATTAGTATGCACTATATAGGTGTACATGTAGATAATATatctatacatatatatagacacCCTTTCCTAAGGGAGGAATCAGAGGAAGGTAAAAGTGTGAAAAGTGTGGGTCCTTCACAATTTGCAGTTCAATAATCGAAACGATCAATTTTTTAGGTGctccttaaaaaataaatcatccCCATAAAAAATCACCAATCGTAACTCAACTATCCGATTAACTACCTTCCACATCATTAAAGTCTTCTCGAGCACACTATGTTTGTCTGTACAGTTTAGAAGACCACACAACTTCTTGTATGTCTGATTTTCTGTAGGGATGATCCTTGAAGGAGGAACTAAAGAATGGATGTTTCGATCATTGAAATACATTGTAGGGAATCAACAGTATGCACTATAAATGAATACGCGTAACAAATCTCTTTTTTCTAGAActcaaaagaataaaagataGCAACAAAGCAACAAgagtaatattattttaaaatgtatgaacaaatttgagatggcaaaaaaaacaaacacacaaagaTTAGACAATGACCTTTCGAGATCATATCCTCCTACACCCAAAACAAAGTCCATGTCCACAGATCCAAATTTAGCTAGCTTGATTTGCGCCATCCCATTGATATGCTAATCCATGCACAAGTAttgcaaaattaaaaaaataataatatttctcCTTTTTTAAGGTGTAATTAAAAAATCCAAATACATGCAACAAAAGCataaaacagaaagaaatgaagcatTGCCAATCTAGTTTGAAGTTCAGCAATAATTTCTACAAGCCAAGTGATTAACCCAGTTTAGCATATGCAATTCCACTATTAAAATAGTCCCACATTTCAAATTATGAATAACATGCATCTTACATGTTATTGATTAAATGTTGACTATTTGCAGCTCGCAAGTTCCCATACCCTAGGATAAGTTTTTTCACAAGGTAACAAGATAAGAGCCCTTGTAGCTGCTAAAGGCTAACAATCTTGCTCATTTATCGAAGGCTCCAGTCAATGTTTATATGATCTCTGCAACTAACATTAATATAGGCTGATTAGTATGCACGGGATATTGGACCGATTGGTGTCCATGATTCCACGAGCTTAGCATTGATTCTGTCCAGGCCAACTTTTGTACCACTTGGAGTGTGGACAAAGTTATATACTACTCAATGTTTTAAAAGGCGAGGCGTAGAGACAAGGCATTTTTAGTCCGCTATGCGAGGCAGAGACCTTGAAGGCATGCCTAAGCGCGCGTTGGAGAGAAGTTAGTGACCCCCAGATCAAGAGGCAGAAAGATAATGAGCTTACTGGCATCTCTATAAACACCTAGAAACCTTCTTTCACCTTGGCGCACATGAACAAGATAGTCAAAGTGTGCAAAACATCACTAGATATCAGTTACCCCCATGATGTTTTACCTCACATTTCGACTCCAATGCCTCATCCTACTCCATCCAATGGAAATTTGAATGGGCCTAggattatataatatattcaattttcaatcCGCCTACCATCTAAATTGTTGAGAATATAATCCTACTTTGGGTGTGCCAACCCTTGCATCACAATAATATCATGAATCCCTCCACCATTGCCAAATGTTTTTAGTGACCCCAGATCAAGAGACAGAAAGATAATGAGCTTACTGGCATCTCTATAAACACCTAGAAACCTTCTTTCACCTTGGCGCACATGAACAAGACAGCCAAAGTGTGCAAAACATCACTAGATATCAGTTACCCCCATGATGTTTTACCTCACATTTCAACTCCAATGCCTCATCCTACTCCATCCAATGGAAATTTGAATGGGCCTAggattatataatatattcaattttcaatcTGCCTACCATCTAAATTGTTGAGAATATAATCCCACTTTGGGTGTGCCAACCCTTGCACCACAATAATATCATGACTCCCTCCACCATTGCCAAATGTTTTTAGTGACCCCAGATCAAGAGGCAGAAAGATAATGAGCTTACTGGCATCTCTATAAACACCTAGAAATCTTCTTTCACCTTGGTGCACATGAACAAGACAGTCAAAGTGTGCAAAACATCACTAGATATCAGTTACCCCCATGATGTTTTACCTCGCATTTCGACTCCAATGCCTCATCCTACTCCATCCAATGGAAATTTGAATGGGCCAAATGTTTTTGGGTACGATACTCTAACCCTGACATGTTATAAGAGCCTTGGTCTGTAGTAGGCCCTGGGCCTTGAATCATCATTCTCAACCTTTTCGTTTGTTTGTGTGCTGCAAGGTGGGGCTGCACCTATATGCTATCTTGATATACATTATTGCCCCATTGCCTAACAGCTTAAGTTTTTCGGGTCTCTTGATTGTCGACGATGGTATGAAAGAAGGCAATTCACCCACATGTCAGGCCCAATGCTCCACGTCACCCATCATTAATTTGAACCATAATTCTTATCCAGAATCTTGCTTTGAGTCGCGTCTGGTACTTGGTTTGAATAATTTGGCCCCTTGTtgatggaaagaaaaaaaaaagaggaaaagaactCACTCTTCTTTGACTCTATGATAGTGCAAAGTTAAAGGGCTCTTTATGGGCTCTCGGAAAATCAGCTAGCTGGGAGTAGTTGGTGTCTACTCTCCAAATTCAGGGGCTGTGCTGGTATATATTCTTTTACATCCTGTTAGATTGCCTCCATTCAAGAGTTATCTGTTAGCTTAATTCTTGTTTTTTGCATAAGTCAAGGCTGATTCCTAGAGCATAATACTAGGAGAATCTGATGTGGTGTTGTTCAATATAAGCACCCATGTACTCTATTCATCTTGAATGGAAGATATTGATCTTCCCcttattttctaaactttattttaattgGTTATGTCAAGCCATGCACCACAATGTATAACATCCTGGGTCTGCTGTCGGCCCATTGCCAAATGATTTCAGGTTAGATGCTCGACCCTAACATaaatctttcttctctctctactATACTCCCGTATACTCTTTGTTCAAACAAACCAACTGAATAAATCTTGCGCAGTGGAACAACATACCTTGATTCTGTTAGTCAACACCTCCAATTCAGTCTCGGTCACCAAATCTATCTGCCAAAACAATTGATAGAATCTCATAAGCTTGGAGCAGAAAATAGAATTCTAATTGGAAAGAGATGGCTGGAGTACAGAAATTAGACAGCAGAAAAAGGAAGGGAAAGACGGAAGGAACAACAGACAAGGAAAAGAACAGCACTTTTAgagtaagaaacaaaaacccacCTTGTTCAATATAATACGATCAGCATATGCCACTTGTTCCACTGCCTCATTCACCACAAATCTTGGTTTCACTTCGTTCAAATGTTGCATTGCATGCTTGGCATCAACCAAAGTAACAACTCCATCCAGTTTCACATGTCTTGAAACAAGTTCATCCATACAAAATGTTTCTATAACGGGAGCTGGGTTAGCAAGGCCTGCAGAAAAGATTTTATGTCAATCTTGAGTTCTGGCACCCTAAAGTCAAAACATTATTGGCCCCCCTTTCTCTTTATTGTTCTGTACTTTCCTTTTAATGAGAACAACAATTTGGAATAGAACTTCTTTAAATTGCATCCAAATGAATTTCATACATACTCaaatctttaattatttagaatttaaataatacttacaccACCACCTATGagtaaaatttgagaaatccAACATACCCGTGGTTTCTATAACAATATGATTAAACTTGTCTCGTTTTTTCTTAACCAACTCCAACAGCATTTTAACTAGATCACCCCGAACAGTACAGCATAGGCAACCATTATTGACCATGACAATGTCTTCACTCACAGATGAATGACTAGCAACCAATGATCCATCAATATCCACCTCACCAAACTGCATGTACATAATCCTATTATTAAAACAAACTTAAGAACAAACCATTccaattaaagaaaataaataaatctcaaGAACAGATACAAATActgtatgaaaaaaaaatttcactatATAAGTTAAATTATTTATCACTTCCAACTTAATATATTAAgtctccaaacaaaaaaaacaaaacaaaacaaaaaaaaaaaaaaaaaactctcaacATATAAAGATGTGGGTAAAAAAGTGTTCAATATCCTAACATAACATTCCCCCTCATATGTGGATGCCCCAATTATCCCTCATGTGTGGCTACGTCAACTCCTCAAATGTGGCTGTCCCAACACAACTACCCCTAATGAGTTGGGCGCAAAATGTGGAGTAGGCGAATTGAATGGGAAAGAAATGGATTGAAAAACGTATTTCCACATCTGGTGAAAGACTAACATATGTGGATGCCCCAATTATCCCTCATTTGTGGCTACTGCTTATTCAAAGTGCTTCACTGCTAGGCGGCTACTGCTTACTCTAATCAAATGAgaacttaaataaataaaatgatgaGGCTCTTATGGCTTAATCTAATAATGCTTGATACAAAGAACAGGCTTAATGCATAGAATGGAAATCTTGCAGAGGAATTTTGTGTTCTTTATCAACAcgttttttattgaaatcaaCTATCCAACTAACGTCAGGGATAGTAAAGCAATTCCTCAATAAGAAAGCAGCTAATTTCCTGTTAAACTAgtaattacattattttaaccaaaaatattttcattcttaTACTCTAACAATCCTGATACCctggaaaattttaattaaaataattgcAAATGCTACAAATTTCGGTTGACAAATCTATGACATGCATATGCGTTGAATTTTCACATCCAATTGAAAGGTCAAATGCGCACTTAATGATGGCATCAGCGCATGGACTTGAGATCCGATCAGATCAAAGACTAAAGGCAGAGTCAAGACAACGTCAAGATAGTCATAATCGAATCAAGACATCGTCAAGCTTTAGGAGTGTTTTAGGTACTACTGCATCTTGGGTTAACTTAAATCCATTGATTTTGTTGTGGATGTAGCCAGGGTCAAATTCAACTAAATTTTGTTGTTCACTGTATAGATGCTTATTGATTTAGTTTGTTAAATGGTCTTTTGTTTGCATGGATAATATTAAATGGTTAAAGACTTTGCTTCGCATAAAAGATACACACAGTATTCACAATAAACAGTTTGTACTGAATGCCTAATATTATAAGCATATACCAGAATAAATATGAAACATATCAACATAATGACCAACACTCTTGAGGACAAAAGATACTCGGACCTAGGAACAATTTAAGAGtgaaacataatataaaaaatagtaaataTCCCCTGAAAAAATATGGAACTActtaaacagaaaattgacAACATAAGGTAGGAgcttaatataaaataaaaacaccaaGTTAGGGTTAATTCAAGAAAACAatgaagaaaagggaaaaaatattttggataTTCAAGCTAAACATTACTTTGTCATATTGACCCCTACACCACGCAATTTCACTAATAAGATTGCTCAAGCAAGAAAGTTTTTTATTCCAAACTCTAATAAATCATAGAGGTAtaccccaaaagaaaaagaaactgaaacgacacaaaaataaaatcatttgcttttgttttaagCCAAAAGTGTAGAAGTCGCAGATATGCACACCATGAAACTTGAGTCTAATCCTTCTTTGGTCATCCCATACTCCGTCATTAACATTTAGATAATCTAAACAAATAATGCATATATTTCTTGTGTATTTCACTGTGAATGTTCACATAAAATcaatacaaagaaaaaatatagcACAAAAATAGTGGCAATCGTGAAAATCAACTTCATTTTCTATTGgcgcaaaataaaaaatacctCATTTTCTATGACCGCAATCCGCTTCCCATGTTGAGATGTCAGAATATGATTCAGCAGTGTAGTCTGCATAATAAGTAACAATTcgattcaaattcaaacagaaatgggaaaacaaaaaaggaaacataCAGTTAAGATGACGCCTATCTCTTTGTTTTAGCAAAAACCGACAAATACCCACTTCAAGAAACAAGCAGAACTTCAAATTAAGCAGGTACAGTACAACACACCATTTCTATTTCTCCATTGTTACAAAAGTACTAATAAAAAACGAACCTTTCCAGAACCAAGAAAGCCGGTGATGACGGTGGCTAGAACACGAGTATCGAGACTCAAGGCCGAGTCCTGGTCGAGATTGTAGTTTGAAGCAGAGACCATGCTCCTGGAATATCCGGGACGTGGATTCTTGAGGTTGCGGAAATTGGATTCTCTGGAAACGACGGAGGAGAGGTTTCTGATGAATTGAGAGAGTGGTGAGAAACATTTGAGATTGAGATTTTTAGTTGATGTTCTTGCTCTTGAGAGTATGAATCTCGTAGCCATCATGTTTTTGCGCCTGAAGAATGTAGTGAGTGCTTAAACCCATTCAAGGTTTTAGAATTTAtttcaaggatttttcattttacagCACTTCACCAATTTGccatttgtcatggcaaggGGCTAGGCCAGCTACTATTTACGTAAATAGTGACTGTCCTTGCAAAAGGTTGtggtgtttccacccattacCGTGGCAAATTCACATAAAGAGAGAAATTTGTATAGaatttggtgtgggaagtgaaaactatgactaagtatttatttttttaaaaaatctgaaatgttttgtattttttttagatttttttatataaaaaatttggttgCTGATGTCATTGCTGACAGCAAACTCGAACTTGAACTCGGGCTCATCTTGCCTGAGGGCTGCCCTGGTTTCTTGAGCCCCAACAGCTGCCTTGGCCAGCCCTTGTTGTTGGAAACGGTTTTTGGGCCTAAAACCCCCTCAGCCCTTGTTGTTGGAAGTGCTCTTACACCCTATTTTGGGTTGGAAAGAGATGTAAAACCCATGTTTGGCACACTAGGCCTCACGGGACTGGGTTAAGTAGTACAAGAAATTAGGTGTCGGGTTCATGTCGTTTCGGAATAATAAATGTGTCAAGAATACTCAACCTGAACCTGACCTatttaataaacgtgtcgTGTCGAGTTCGGGTCGTCTTAAACAGGTTAAACAAGTTACCTGGTTAATAACCtatttactcattcctagtttccAATAGATTCATACACTTGTGAGTATTTATAGTTGGATGATTAgtacattaatttgtgtcgttacaattaaaataaaaaataaaaaaatgagaaacatatttatttcacattttaaaaaaattaaaaataaaaaagaaaacagggGACTAcgttaacttttttttttttatttataaaaagacaACATCATAGCGCGCTTCCTGATTCGACAATAGGAGCCTTTAGTTTGGCCCTCTGTATCTCTTCTCTTGGGTTTTCACACACAGCTTCTTGGGGCTCATCACTTCCCAAAGATCACACCCTTAGCTTGAGCATAACTTGTGTCGTGATCTCGTTGCTTGCGACTCGGTCGATCAATGGCCTCCAGTTGCTTTTGCATGTCTTGAGAGTAAAAATCTACCATCTTGGATAGCTTTTGATTCTCTTCCTGCAATGTTTCAAGTTGACGTCGATTCACCTCCGCCGTCTTTGTCCTCTCCCTCTTCGAACTCCTTATAACACGCTGACAATCTTCAACCAAACTCCGCTCTGCCACCAACTAAGCTCTTAGCACCTACACCTTATGGGATTTCGCAATTAGGTGATGTCCCACCCTTGCGATAGATGCAGCACTTTGCATGCTCAGTGTCATGACATCACTCACCACCTAGTTATGATTCCTCGTTCCCAGCACACGCACATTCCTGGGAGTCACCAAACTCCTCACAACTCCAACAGCAACATCGTTATCAAGGAGTAAAGAGTCGTTTAAGGTAACTAGTCCTCGTGAGGAAGCACAGTAGGGCATCCACACTGGTGCATCCCCTTGCCCCCATGCCTGTGTTGGTGGAGCTAGGTTTAGATCGATAGAAAATGGGAATGAAGAGGCTATTTTATTTCTGAGTTTGAGGAGATAGGTTTCGATCGAGAGAAATGGGAAGCAAGAAAATTGGAGGAGctaggttttttgttttttgagttgtgatttttttctccccttGTCTCCTTTAATAGACGTCCATTTTGACACCCGTTTATAATTTTTCCCACATTCCTTGATCTCCACACCCATAATTTCTAGCTTTTTACCTCCGTGTTTTTCGCTTTCCATGTTTTCTCACTTTCCACCTCGAGCTGTA encodes the following:
- the LOC117626913 gene encoding P-loop guanosine triphosphatase YjiA-like isoform X1, which produces MMATRFILSRARTSTKNLNLKCFSPLSQFIRNLSSVVSRESNFRNLKNPRPGYSRSMVSASNYNLDQDSALSLDTRVLATVITGFLGSGKTTLLNHILTSQHGKRIAVIENEFGEVDIDGSLVASHSSVSEDIVMVNNGCLCCTVRGDLVKMLLELVKKKRDKFNHIVIETTGLANPAPVIETFCMDELVSRHVKLDGVVTLVDAKHAMQHLNEVKPRFVVNEAVEQVAYADRIILNKIDLVTETELEVLTNRIKHINGMAQIKLAKFGSVDMDFVLGVGGYDLERIDSQVQVDSSCSPSHHHEAGHGAEHHNHHHDHVHDSTVSSVSIVYEGTLDLDEVDDWLERLIEEKGEDLYRMKGVLSINGSDQRYVFQGVHSTLDGCPGSTWGPDEKRINKLVFIGRNLDETTLRKGFRGCLV
- the LOC117626913 gene encoding P-loop guanosine triphosphatase YjiA-like isoform X2 codes for the protein MMATRFILSRARTSTKNLNLKCFSPLSQFIRNLSSVVSRESNFRNLKNPRPGYSRSMVSASNYNLDQDSALSLDTRVLATVITGFLGSGKTTLLNHILTSQHGKRIAVIENEFGEVDIDGSLVASHSSVSEDIVMVNNGCLCCTVRGDLVKMLLELVKKKRDKFNHIVIETTGLANPAPVIETFCMDELVSRHVKLDGVVTLVDAKHAMQHLNEVKPRFVVNEAVEQVAYADRIILNKIDLVTETELEVLTNRIKHINGMAQIKLAKFGSVDMDFVLGVGGYDLERIDSQVQVDSSCSPSHHHEAGHEHHNHHHDHVHDSTVSSVSIVYEGTLDLDEVDDWLERLIEEKGEDLYRMKGVLSINGSDQRYVFQGVHSTLDGCPGSTWGPDEKRINKLVFIGRNLDETTLRKGFRGCLV